In a genomic window of Curtobacterium sp. MCBD17_035:
- a CDS encoding GuaB1 family IMP dehydrogenase-related protein: MRFYETRPTHDLTYSDVFLVPSRSGVSSRFDVDLTPPDGTGATIPVVSANMNSVTGPRLAATLARRGGLGVLPQDMHPQDLDAAIRWVKAQPVDHDTPVTMTPDTTVAEALTQLAPVPGHGVVVQDAGGEYLGCVPAVRLATAGEDATVGDLLHGAVTAIDADDVDSPRAVFDLLAAAEVDFAPVLRHGRVVGTTSPTSAIRSGIYRPAVDADGRLRVAAAVGINGDVARKASALVAAGVDVLVLDTAHGHQEGMLRALRTVADLGLGVPLVAGNVVTADAVTHLVDAGASIIKVGVGPGAMCTTRMMTAVGRPQFSAVLETAAAARALGAHVWADGGVRYPRDVALALAAGAASVMIGSWFAGTVEAPGVLKVDAQGRRYKESWGMASAKAVRERFERLDPYERARKALFAEGISSSTIYLDPERSSVEDLLDMITAGVRSSATYAGARDLPAFADRALVGIQSAAGYEEGKPVPVSW; this comes from the coding sequence ATGAGGTTCTACGAGACGCGACCGACCCACGACCTGACGTACTCGGACGTGTTCCTCGTGCCGAGCCGCTCCGGAGTGTCGAGCCGGTTCGACGTCGACCTCACGCCGCCCGACGGCACCGGCGCGACCATCCCGGTCGTCAGCGCCAACATGAACTCGGTCACGGGTCCGCGGCTCGCGGCCACGTTGGCGCGGCGCGGCGGCCTCGGGGTCCTGCCGCAGGACATGCACCCGCAGGACCTGGACGCCGCCATCCGCTGGGTCAAGGCCCAGCCGGTCGATCACGACACCCCGGTCACGATGACGCCCGACACGACCGTCGCCGAGGCGCTGACGCAGCTCGCGCCGGTCCCCGGGCACGGCGTCGTCGTGCAGGACGCCGGCGGGGAGTACCTCGGCTGCGTCCCCGCGGTCCGGCTCGCGACCGCCGGCGAGGACGCGACGGTCGGGGACCTCCTGCACGGCGCGGTGACCGCGATCGACGCCGACGACGTCGACTCACCGCGGGCCGTGTTCGACCTGCTCGCCGCCGCCGAGGTCGACTTCGCGCCCGTCCTCCGGCACGGTCGCGTCGTGGGCACCACGAGTCCCACGAGTGCGATCCGTTCCGGCATCTACCGGCCCGCGGTCGACGCGGACGGGAGGCTCCGGGTCGCCGCCGCGGTCGGCATCAACGGCGACGTGGCACGCAAGGCGTCCGCGCTCGTCGCCGCGGGCGTCGACGTGCTCGTCCTCGACACCGCGCACGGGCACCAGGAGGGCATGCTCCGTGCGCTGCGCACCGTGGCCGACCTCGGACTCGGCGTCCCGCTCGTCGCGGGCAACGTCGTGACCGCCGACGCGGTGACGCACCTCGTCGACGCGGGCGCCTCGATCATCAAGGTCGGTGTCGGCCCCGGGGCCATGTGCACGACCCGCATGATGACCGCGGTCGGGCGACCGCAGTTCTCGGCGGTGCTCGAGACCGCGGCGGCGGCGCGGGCGCTCGGCGCCCACGTCTGGGCGGACGGCGGTGTCCGGTACCCGCGCGACGTCGCCCTCGCCCTGGCGGCCGGCGCCGCGAGCGTCATGATCGGGTCGTGGTTCGCCGGCACGGTCGAGGCGCCGGGCGTCCTCAAGGTCGACGCGCAGGGGCGACGGTACAAGGAGAGCTGGGGGATGGCGTCCGCGAAGGCCGTTCGCGAGCGGTTCGAGCGGCTCGACCCGTACGAGCGCGCGCGCAAGGCCCTGTTCGCCGAGGGGATCTCGTCCTCGACCATCTACCTCGACCCGGAGCGTTCGAGCGTCGAGGACCTGCTCGACATGATCACGGCCGGAGTGCGGAG